The Flavobacterium faecale genome has a segment encoding these proteins:
- the pafA gene encoding alkaline phosphatase PafA, which translates to MKRVFLLLTGVFMSTIQAQERPKLVVGIVVDQMKMEYLYRFSDDFSKDGFKRLMGDGYTFQNMHYNYMPTYTAPGHASIYTGTTPANHGIVSNEWFSRSLGKEMYCTDDAAVSIVGNGTNEEGAMSPKNLLTSTITDEVRMATNFKGKVIGMSLKDRGAILPAGHFANWAFWYSKTGSFISSTFYGAELPSWVGEFNNEKHYLPYINKGWDLYKSKSTYNESLEDNNPYEGKLYNSKAPVFPYDLKDMYEKNDAGVLRSTPYGNDLLAEFATKAIEKESLGKDDITDFLTVSFSSTDYVGHLLGPRSMELQDTYLRLDQTIADFLKYLDKNVGKDNYLLFLTADHAGAENVSYLKDNKYNVDAISPSTIRKNLKDFSLKTFGADLILNYSSFNLYFNKEVVKAKNLDLDAVKSAFKSYLMTQDYVKRVYTEEEILHATGNDYYLNFIAKGYDVTQNGDLVILDKPGYIEYQGTGTSHGTTYTYDTHVPAIFYGWHIKKGESYSKKAITQIAPTIAQKLKVSFPNGTEAQVLEEVFE; encoded by the coding sequence ATGAAAAGAGTTTTTTTGTTATTGACAGGAGTATTTATGTCAACTATACAAGCACAAGAAAGACCTAAATTGGTTGTGGGTATTGTAGTGGATCAAATGAAAATGGAATATTTATATCGTTTTTCAGACGATTTTTCGAAGGATGGTTTTAAACGTTTGATGGGAGATGGGTATACTTTCCAAAATATGCACTATAATTACATGCCTACCTATACCGCTCCAGGACATGCTTCTATTTATACAGGTACAACGCCGGCAAATCACGGTATTGTGAGTAATGAGTGGTTTAGTCGCTCGTTGGGTAAAGAGATGTATTGTACTGATGATGCTGCCGTAAGTATTGTGGGAAATGGAACAAATGAAGAAGGAGCTATGTCACCTAAAAATTTGTTAACCTCTACTATTACTGATGAAGTAAGGATGGCGACTAATTTTAAGGGTAAAGTTATTGGAATGAGTCTTAAAGATCGTGGGGCTATTTTACCTGCTGGTCACTTTGCGAACTGGGCTTTTTGGTATAGTAAAACAGGATCATTTATTTCTAGTACTTTTTATGGAGCTGAATTACCATCATGGGTAGGGGAGTTTAATAATGAGAAGCATTATCTTCCATATATCAATAAGGGTTGGGATTTGTATAAATCAAAATCTACTTATAATGAAAGTCTAGAGGATAATAATCCTTATGAAGGTAAATTATACAATAGCAAAGCTCCTGTTTTTCCTTATGACTTGAAAGATATGTATGAGAAGAATGATGCAGGTGTTTTGCGTTCTACTCCTTATGGGAATGATTTGTTGGCAGAATTTGCTACAAAAGCTATAGAAAAAGAATCGCTAGGTAAAGATGATATTACTGATTTTTTGACGGTTAGTTTTTCTTCTACTGATTATGTTGGTCATTTATTAGGGCCAAGATCTATGGAGTTGCAAGATACTTATTTGCGACTTGATCAAACTATTGCTGACTTTTTGAAATACTTGGATAAAAACGTAGGTAAGGATAATTACTTATTATTTTTAACGGCAGACCATGCTGGTGCTGAAAATGTTAGTTATTTGAAAGATAATAAATATAACGTAGATGCAATTAGTCCTTCAACTATTAGAAAGAATCTAAAGGATTTTTCTCTTAAAACATTTGGAGCTGATTTGATTCTGAACTACTCTAGTTTTAATTTGTATTTTAACAAAGAAGTGGTTAAAGCTAAAAATTTGGATTTAGATGCTGTAAAAAGTGCCTTTAAATCTTATTTGATGACTCAGGATTATGTTAAAAGGGTGTACACTGAAGAGGAAATCTTACATGCTACTGGTAATGACTACTATCTTAATTTTATAGCAAAGGGATACGATGTGACACAAAATGGGGATTTGGTAATCTTGGATAAACCTGGTTATATCGAATACCAAGGAACGGGAACTTCTCATGGTACAACTTATACATATGATACTCATGTTCCAGCCATTTTTTACGGTTGGCATATAAAAAAGGGCGAATCTTACAGTAAAAAGGCAATAACACAGATTGCTCCAACTATTGCGCAAAAACTTAAAGTTTCTTTTCCGAACGGTACAGAAGCTCAAGTTCTAGAAGAAGTGTTTGAATAA